A genome region from Alicyclobacillus acidocaldarius subsp. acidocaldarius DSM 446 includes the following:
- a CDS encoding ATP-binding cassette domain-containing protein: MLLQVKSVTVARGATPVLSNISFEASAGEWILLVGRNGAGKSTLLDALAGISAPTAGEIAYRPQAGEGEVQRTYLPQAPERLLIATSAAEEFAASLRMPSAEVRRGWGEWVVPRLAPLGLGHLKPDDLPSRLSTGMQRKFVYAMALARPGHVLLCDEPTSGLDAASRAELLDEIARFVKQGGLAITALHDLDEALFGATRVLALAHGRLVFDGTPQAFGEAAEALKQDGVPIPPSVRLALALAPTGGPEPGLYRPEGLATRLLESQAGCGGEDTAAEASRHDAQPAAAAPDASSGLAYAAAGEAAPPERSAENSASAFHPALRWLALTALTIAIALVHRPAGDLVAVIATVALLAALRAPLRTTLRLTWTWGSFAILACAVSGLQLGPPFHARWAFHPTAAKHTFLEVVPYWCFLQIGQLALARFSSLQFAALVDGALARVVPRRQRLVASWFGALVTRFIPAVEVIYREQWYAYRVRLQNAGRTQSTSRALVDVANVIAPFVIRMLRFGETTADAMEARRLFEVPPPSALLPEWRVRGRDLGVIAMALLSIALLVWTR, translated from the coding sequence GTGCTGTTGCAGGTGAAATCCGTGACCGTCGCGCGCGGAGCGACGCCGGTTCTGTCGAACATCTCGTTTGAAGCGTCGGCCGGCGAGTGGATTTTGCTCGTGGGGCGAAACGGCGCGGGAAAGTCGACACTGCTCGACGCGCTGGCGGGGATTTCGGCGCCGACGGCCGGCGAAATCGCCTACCGCCCGCAGGCAGGCGAGGGAGAGGTGCAGCGAACGTACCTTCCTCAGGCGCCGGAGCGGCTCCTCATTGCCACCTCTGCGGCGGAGGAGTTCGCGGCAAGCCTGCGGATGCCAAGCGCCGAGGTCCGGCGCGGATGGGGCGAATGGGTGGTGCCTCGGCTCGCTCCCCTCGGCCTTGGCCATCTCAAGCCGGATGATCTCCCGTCCCGCCTGTCGACCGGCATGCAGCGCAAGTTTGTCTACGCCATGGCGCTCGCGCGGCCTGGCCATGTGCTCCTCTGCGACGAGCCGACAAGCGGGCTCGACGCGGCGTCTCGCGCCGAACTACTCGACGAGATCGCGCGATTTGTGAAGCAGGGCGGTCTTGCCATCACGGCGCTGCACGATCTCGACGAGGCGCTGTTTGGCGCCACCCGCGTACTGGCGCTCGCCCATGGCCGCCTCGTCTTCGACGGGACGCCCCAGGCATTTGGAGAGGCCGCCGAGGCCTTAAAACAGGACGGCGTCCCCATCCCGCCTTCCGTTCGGCTCGCCTTGGCCCTCGCGCCAACCGGCGGCCCCGAGCCCGGCCTCTACCGCCCGGAAGGTCTGGCCACCCGGCTCTTGGAGTCGCAAGCCGGATGCGGCGGGGAGGATACGGCCGCCGAGGCTTCGCGCCATGACGCCCAGCCAGCGGCCGCGGCTCCGGACGCCTCGAGCGGGTTGGCGTACGCCGCCGCGGGTGAGGCCGCGCCGCCAGAGCGCAGTGCAGAAAACAGTGCGAGCGCCTTTCACCCTGCCCTGCGCTGGCTGGCGCTCACGGCGCTCACGATTGCCATCGCGCTCGTGCATCGGCCGGCGGGCGATCTCGTCGCCGTGATCGCCACCGTCGCGCTCCTGGCCGCGCTGCGCGCGCCCCTGCGCACAACCCTGCGCCTGACGTGGACCTGGGGGAGCTTTGCCATCCTTGCGTGCGCCGTGAGCGGCCTTCAGCTGGGGCCGCCGTTCCACGCGCGCTGGGCCTTTCATCCCACCGCGGCGAAGCACACATTTCTCGAAGTTGTGCCGTATTGGTGCTTCCTGCAGATCGGCCAGTTGGCGCTCGCGCGGTTTTCATCGCTCCAGTTTGCCGCTCTGGTCGATGGCGCTCTGGCCCGCGTCGTGCCGCGCCGGCAGCGACTCGTCGCCAGCTGGTTTGGCGCGCTTGTCACCCGGTTCATCCCCGCGGTCGAGGTCATCTACCGAGAACAGTGGTACGCCTACCGCGTTCGCCTGCAGAACGCCGGGCGCACGCAGAGCACCTCGCGAGCGCTTGTGGACGTGGCCAACGTCATTGCGCCGTTTGTCATCCGCATGCTTCGATTCGGTGAGACGACGGCGGATGCCATGGAGGCGCGCCGGCTGTTTGAAGTTCCGCCTCCCTCCGCCCTGCTGCCCGAGTGGCGAGTGCGCGGCCGAGACCTGGGCGTGATAGCCATGGCGCTCTTGAGCATCGCGCTCCTTGTCTGGACGCGCTGA
- a CDS encoding ABC transporter ATP-binding protein — protein sequence MEPPALAWRRLSVTPPGAAKPVLSDVSGEIARGCVMAFVGPNGAGKTTFFRALVGLARFQGEIDVHGKPWHTARWRVQMGFQPPAASFVGQTVEEELAVAIAARATHLGKPTPDKDALRREIRGWMQTVGLGVPPDRPVDALSGGEMAKLAVAGALASGADVLLMDETQAELDPDARSSMRALFRQLAQTGRTVLLVTHDMDDVLAADAVTVMKGGTMSEPMSPRAFFYGWDGHAPCDDLDLKPPYLVRAARHIREATGANFAPLTEQEFVEGWRRAVAGEIRDRRARSDAGSVEHLV from the coding sequence GTGGAACCTCCCGCACTCGCGTGGCGGCGACTGTCGGTCACGCCACCCGGCGCCGCCAAGCCCGTGTTGAGCGATGTGTCCGGCGAGATCGCCCGCGGGTGCGTCATGGCGTTCGTCGGGCCAAACGGCGCAGGAAAGACGACGTTCTTCAGAGCGCTGGTGGGACTGGCGCGGTTTCAGGGCGAGATCGACGTGCACGGTAAGCCATGGCACACCGCGAGATGGCGCGTGCAGATGGGCTTCCAGCCGCCCGCGGCGAGCTTTGTCGGACAGACGGTCGAAGAGGAACTCGCTGTCGCCATCGCCGCGCGCGCCACGCACCTCGGCAAGCCCACACCGGACAAAGACGCGCTTCGACGCGAGATTCGCGGTTGGATGCAGACCGTGGGACTTGGGGTGCCCCCGGATCGCCCGGTGGACGCGCTTTCCGGCGGCGAGATGGCGAAGCTCGCGGTGGCAGGAGCGCTCGCGTCCGGCGCCGACGTGCTCCTGATGGACGAGACGCAGGCGGAACTCGATCCCGATGCCCGGTCCTCCATGCGCGCCCTGTTTCGGCAGCTCGCGCAAACCGGACGAACCGTGCTCCTCGTCACGCACGACATGGACGACGTGCTCGCGGCGGACGCGGTGACGGTGATGAAGGGCGGCACGATGAGCGAGCCGATGTCGCCTCGGGCCTTCTTCTACGGATGGGACGGGCATGCCCCTTGTGACGATCTCGACTTGAAGCCGCCCTACCTGGTTCGGGCAGCGCGCCACATCCGCGAAGCGACGGGGGCGAACTTCGCACCGCTCACAGAACAAGAGTTTGTGGAGGGATGGCGGCGTGCTGTTGCAGGTGAAATCCGTGACCGTCGCGCGCGGAGCGACGCCGGTTCTGTCGAACATCTCGTTTGA